The DNA window gggcctaacgggtgtttttttggtggtggaaatttggcaggcaccttgagatctgatgatagaactctatatcaaagagttctcgACGGGGAAGGAGGTTCACGTCCTGTAACTTTAACAGATGAACAGAGAGACACTGTAAGACAATTGGCGATAAATGAGGTGAGGCGTGAGGCGGCGGAACGTGAAGCGGCACTGAAAGCCCAAATGGAGGCCCAAATGGAGGCCCAAATGAGGGCAATGCGGAGTGAGCATCAGTGGGAAATGGAGGTCATGGCGAAAAGACAATCGGATATGGAGGCACAAATGCGACAATTTATGCAATCCtttggtggaaaccaaaatatggggagttctgcgccgactgatcaggaaaatctaaataaggatgagtttcccgacccggattgattgttgatttagtttagtttttattttgttgttataacttttaattttgaatttgtgtaaactattaattaaattataattacattatttagtaatattagatttataattttactttcttaattttaatattagatttatatttagtttattgaattaatttataaattttaatatatttagtttattaatttaattatatatatatatatttatatatatatatatatatatatatttggtttttcaaaaaaaaaaaaaatattagtgacgtgatttccatgtcactaagtagtgacatgtaaatcacgtcgcaactaaagTTGCTTTTCTGACCCAAACGCTGCTACGCCTGCTCTGACTGAAAATGCATTAATCTCTGACCCAAattttgcgacgtgattttcacttcactaaatagtgaagtgaaaatcacgtcactaaaagttgccaccttgcctCCTGCGGCGTGAATTTTCACTTTGCAAATATTGGTTTGTGATGTGATTTTTTGATTAGTGGCGTGATATTCACGTCACTACTGAGgcttttttttgtagtgtttgtATTTGATAAAATAACTTTGAAAAGACAATAATGGTGTTTCTTATACGTACATTCTCTGCAACTCTTTTCTCTAACACTGGTACTTTGAGTAtattgagtaatttgtacaaaaatgaacacactgaatcctaacattaagactcctatttatactaattcgatcTTAACGGTCTTCCTCTAAAAATATGTCACGTTCAACGTTTGCATGGTTCTTTTGAATAAGAAGCTTACACGCGTCTTCGATGGATAAAACATTTCGATTTGAATTCAAACTCTTTCCTCATGTAAGCGCCAAGTCTTCAACGTGTTGACATAAAAGCGCACTCGTAGCCTGATATCATtacccacctaccagagcgcttttcaaaaacgCTCTCATAACCcaccctaccagagcgcttttcaaaaacgctctcataacccccctaccagagcgctttttaaaagcgctctcataatccccctaccagagcgctttttttgcatcattttccctttgttttttacttttgtttttaatgaaccctacgagagcgctttttctaaaagcgctttcgtagctgtgctgctaaaacttaaatttggcgtagtgaataCAACTATATTCGATCCTGATAAATTGGGCTTTTTTCTAATCTTATCCAATCGAAAACCCATAGCCCAATCGACCCAAATGTCTCATAAAATTTGTTTGTATGTTTTCTTTGATTAATGTATTACTTTAAAAAAAGATGAATTCTTATTTATCCAAtttaaaaagttgggtaaggtttcCTCCCgtataaaatgttttgaaaactttatacaattataatatttaataaatgattaaatagataaaaattaaataatatcatttGATTGATTGAAGCTACACTATCTAATTTTTTTAGATAGATtgaaaaacttaataaaaaaaattatcacaATAAATTATCAATAGCACTTATGTCCGCCAATAAActatcacaaaaagaatgaagaaTGTGAATagtacaaaacaaaaatacacagCACCGAACCGGAAATAACAACCTATATACAAACATATCCGTATAACCTACCATCGTATACTTTCTGTATAAAACCATCTACTAAAATTCtaacaaataaaaacaacataaacCTCTCCTCTACAAACTCAAAAAACCAAACCCAACAAACACCAAAGACAAAAACAACGACGCCACATGTCTCCGACCACCATTACTAGAATCTCTATCCCTCGAAGTAGTAGCAGTAGTAATCCCAGTAAAATTCGGATTCGAACCATAAAGATTCTGAATCCCAAGAATATCATCCTCCTCAAGCTCAACTTTCCTCGTTCTCGAACTTATCGTAGGATACATAATAGCCTCTTGAACCGACGTGTGCCCTAACCCTAAAACATGGCCAATTTCATGAACCGCAACGGATTCCAAATCAATAGCGTTAGACAAAGATGACTCCGTTACATCTCCGCTAACTACCCAGTCTTCCGCTTTATCCAAATGGAACCTTCCGTCAGTTGGAGAAAACGCGTGTGCTAACGTCCCTAAGACTCCGTCAAACGGTTCTCCGTCACCGTGATCACCACTGTAGAATCCAATTTTGATATCTGCGGTATTATACGACGTCGTTTCGTTGAAGGTTATTGTTGTTACTTTCGACCATTGGTTAAACGCGTTTGCGAAAACTTGTTTTGTTGCGTCGTCAAGATTCTCGCTAGGATCGAATGCGTAGGTTAGGGATGTTGTTCCCGCCGGCCACCGTGGCTTGCCGGAGAAGAATGTGTAATGTGAGACGGTATGGAGATTTGTGTCATTGGACTTGCCGGAGTTCATGGAGGTTGTTCCGTTGATGATATCCGCGATGCCGCATCGTGGTTTGACGATGTAGTTCATTGTTGTGTTATCGAGCTCCCCGGTGATGTTGAGATTGAAATTCTTCTGGTAAGAACGTACGGCGGATTCTAAGGCTTCGTCGAAGTCGTCGGTGAAGTTTGACGGCGGCGCGTTGGGGATGTAGCCGAAATGTTGAAAGTAGTTTTTGAGTTTGGAGAGTCCGTCGTATGTTTTGCCGCGGGTACAACCTGTGAAGTTTCGGTATCCGTCCCACGCGCCTGGTGGCGCGTGGTTAGACATCGGGATTTCAGATGGATTAGGAAATAAACGAGCTGAAACTGAAGTTAATGTGATGATGCTAATTAGTGTTAATAATGCTAAAGTGAAAATATGTTGGTTTTGAGTAATCATGTTTTGTTATGGAGAAATTAATACAATGTAAATTTTGTAATGAGAAGACATATGATTATGGATGTGTGTTATATAAGTAGTAAGATTTATGAGGTAAGAGACAAGTATTTGCATCTAGAAGTAAATATTATATGATATGAAATTGTGGAAAAAACATTGGAGTCTTCGTCAACTATGTTGTGTTGAAAAGGTTTGTGTCTTGTTTGAATGATTCGTGAGGAAATGTAAGGAACTTGGAAAAAGCGTTACCATTGGAAACTTCGATTTTGTATCTTGAGGACATGGTGAACGATATAATATATAGTTTAATAATGTGTATGGAATAATTAAAAATCGTGTATATATTCAACGAAGAAAAATAGTTATAACGAAGTGTCGTTTGACTTTGATACTTTAAATTCATTGTGTTGTTGTTTGATTCTAAC is part of the Vicia villosa cultivar HV-30 ecotype Madison, WI linkage group LG2, Vvil1.0, whole genome shotgun sequence genome and encodes:
- the LOC131646283 gene encoding metalloendoproteinase 2-MMP-like; amino-acid sequence: MITQNQHIFTLALLTLISIITLTSVSARLFPNPSEIPMSNHAPPGAWDGYRNFTGCTRGKTYDGLSKLKNYFQHFGYIPNAPPSNFTDDFDEALESAVRSYQKNFNLNITGELDNTTMNYIVKPRCGIADIINGTTSMNSGKSNDTNLHTVSHYTFFSGKPRWPAGTTSLTYAFDPSENLDDATKQVFANAFNQWSKVTTITFNETTSYNTADIKIGFYSGDHGDGEPFDGVLGTLAHAFSPTDGRFHLDKAEDWVVSGDVTESSLSNAIDLESVAVHEIGHVLGLGHTSVQEAIMYPTISSRTRKVELEEDDILGIQNLYGSNPNFTGITTATTSRDRDSSNGGRRHVASLFLSLVFVGFGFLSL